The proteins below are encoded in one region of Pongo pygmaeus isolate AG05252 chromosome 20, NHGRI_mPonPyg2-v2.0_pri, whole genome shotgun sequence:
- the LOC129019297 gene encoding olfactory receptor 7D4 yields the protein MEADNLTELSKFLLLGLSDDPELQPVLFGLFLSMYLVTVLGNLLIILAVSSDSHLHTAMYFFLSNLSFVDICFISTTVPKMLVNIQARSKDISYMGCLTQVYFLMMFAGLDTFLLAVMAYDRFVAICHPLQYAVIMNPCLCGLLVLASWFVIFWFSLVHILLMKRLTFSTGTEIPHFFCVPARVLKVARSNTLLNNIVLYVATALLGVFPVAGILFSYSRIVSSLMRMSSPEGKYKAFSTCGSHLCVVSLFNGTGLGVYLSSAVTRSSQSSSTASVMYAMVTPMLNPFIYSLRNKDVKGALERLLSRADSCP from the coding sequence ATGGAAGCAGACAACCTTACAGAATTATCAAAATTTCTCCTCCTGGGACTCTCAGATGATCCTGAACTGCAGCCTGTCCTCTTTGGGCTGTTCCTGTCCATGTACCTGGTCACGGTGCTGGGGAACCTGCTCATCATTCTGGCCGTCAGCTCTGACTCCCACCTCCACACCgccatgtacttcttcctctccaacctgTCCTTTGTCGACATCTGTTTCATCTCCACCACAGTCCCCAAGATGCTAGTGAACATCCAGGCACGGAGCAAAGACATCTCCTACATGGGGTGCCTCACTCAGGTGTATTTTTTAATGATGTTTGCTGGACTGGATACTTTCCTACTGGCTGTGATGGCTTATGACCGGTTTGTGGCCATCTGCCACCCCCTTCAGTACGCGGTCATCATGAACCCCTGCCTCTGTGGCCTCCTGGTTCTGGCATCTTGGTTCGTCATTTTCTGGTTCTCCCTGGTTCATATTCTACTGATGAAGAGGTTGACCTTCTCCACAGGCACTGAGATTCCGCATTTCTTCTGTGTACCGGCTCGGGTCCTCAAGGTGGCCCGCTCTAACACCCTCCTCAATAACATTGTCTTATATGTGGCCACGGCACTGCTGGGTGTGTTTCCTGTAGCTGGGATCCTCTTCTCCTACTCTCGGATCGTCTCCTCCTTAATGAGAATGTCCTCCCCCGAGGGCAAGTACAAAGCCTTTTCCACCTGTGGATCTCACCTCTGTGTGGTCTCCTTGTTCAATGGAACAGGACTAGGGGTCTATCTCAGTTCTGCTGTGACCCGTTCTTCCCAGAGCAGCTCCACGGCCTCAGTGATGTATGCCATGGTCACCCCCATGCTGAACCCCTTCATCTACAGCCTGAGGAACAAGGACGTGAAGGGGGCCCTGGAAAGACTCCTCAGCAGGGCAGACTCTTGTCCATGA